A single Sulfurimonas aquatica DNA region contains:
- a CDS encoding class I SAM-dependent methyltransferase: MRVEDIKNHLVEKSQATNEEFKRLFHGRGGLYDGWKHLTIDSIDTILSVALYFKEESESELLNMLVEFTNASRYETLVVQLRYLPGSPSEVLVGELSDDIYVVENGMKIKLNLLSNKNSGYFPDMKNGREFVRENTKDKKVLNLFSYTCAFSLAAKFGGAYEVVNVDMSKGALKAGMANHSLNELDPRGVSYLPYNILKSFSSLKRKGPFDLIIIDPPTFQRGSFEATKDYEKIIKKLPQIASEDCILLSCLNSPNLESSFIIDLISEWSPSFKFIKKLENLEEFASDDEEKSLKNLIFKRSSLK; the protein is encoded by the coding sequence ATGAGAGTAGAAGATATAAAAAATCACCTTGTAGAAAAATCACAAGCTACTAATGAGGAGTTTAAAAGACTTTTTCATGGTCGTGGTGGCTTATATGATGGTTGGAAGCACCTTACTATTGATTCTATTGACACTATCTTAAGCGTCGCACTTTATTTTAAAGAAGAGAGTGAAAGCGAACTTTTAAATATGCTTGTAGAGTTTACCAATGCGTCAAGATATGAAACCTTAGTGGTGCAGCTGCGTTATCTTCCAGGTTCTCCTAGTGAAGTTTTGGTCGGTGAACTCTCGGATGATATCTATGTAGTTGAAAATGGTATGAAAATAAAACTCAACCTCCTCTCAAATAAAAATAGTGGCTACTTTCCAGATATGAAAAATGGTCGAGAGTTTGTTCGTGAAAATACTAAAGATAAAAAAGTACTCAATCTCTTCTCTTACACTTGTGCATTTTCTTTAGCTGCAAAGTTTGGCGGGGCATATGAAGTAGTTAATGTTGACATGAGTAAGGGAGCTTTAAAAGCAGGAATGGCAAACCACTCCTTAAATGAGTTAGACCCTCGTGGCGTGAGTTACCTTCCTTATAACATTTTAAAATCATTCTCTTCACTTAAACGCAAGGGTCCATTTGATTTAATCATCATCGATCCTCCCACCTTTCAAAGAGGAAGCTTTGAAGCAACTAAAGATTATGAAAAGATTATAAAAAAACTACCACAAATAGCAAGCGAAGATTGTATACTGCTTTCATGTTTAAATTCACCCAACCTAGAGAGTAGTTTCATCATCGATTTAATAAGTGAATGGTCACCAAGTTTTAAGTTTATAAAAAAACTAGAAAATCTAGAAGAGTTTGCAAGTGACGATGAAGAAAAAAGTTTAAAAAACCTCATATTTAAAAGAAGTTCTTTAAAATAA
- a CDS encoding M16 family metallopeptidase codes for MASSLPKYETQTLKNGLQIVVIPLHNNTNVISTDIFYKVGSRNEVMGKTGIAHMLEHMNFKSTKNLQSGEFDKEVKSVGGVNNASTSFDYTHYYIKSSTKNLNKSIDLYAELMQNLNLKDEEFQPERDVVTEERRWRTDNSPLGYLYFRLFNNAYLYHPYHWTPIGFMNDIRTWELKDIQDFHKTYYQPSNAILMVTGDVDPRDVFKRAKKAFGKIKNSAAIPEFKFVEPEQDGAKRVTVHKDSEVEMLAITFHIPDFKHKDQVTLSVISEILYSGKSSRLYKELVNKKHLVNSVYAYNMENIDPALFIFMATCNPGVKAEEVEKELIKQIELMKNTEVTKAELEKVKINTKSDFIYSLESSTSVANLYGSYLVRGDITPLMTYEDDIQKVTAKKVQKVANKYFDFKKSTTLILKK; via the coding sequence ATGGCATCTTCACTACCAAAATACGAGACTCAAACTCTAAAAAATGGACTACAAATAGTAGTTATTCCACTTCATAACAATACAAATGTTATCTCTACTGATATCTTTTATAAGGTCGGAAGTCGTAACGAAGTAATGGGAAAAACTGGTATAGCACATATGCTTGAACATATGAATTTTAAATCAACTAAGAACCTTCAATCTGGAGAGTTTGACAAAGAGGTAAAGAGTGTTGGTGGAGTTAACAATGCATCAACTAGCTTTGACTATACTCACTACTATATAAAATCAAGTACAAAAAATCTTAACAAATCTATAGATTTATATGCTGAACTTATGCAAAACCTTAACCTTAAAGATGAAGAGTTTCAACCTGAACGCGATGTTGTAACTGAAGAGAGACGTTGGAGAACAGATAACTCTCCACTTGGTTACCTTTACTTTAGACTCTTTAACAATGCTTACCTTTACCATCCATACCACTGGACTCCTATTGGTTTTATGAATGATATAAGAACTTGGGAGTTAAAAGATATTCAAGATTTCCATAAGACTTACTACCAGCCAAGTAATGCCATCTTAATGGTAACAGGTGATGTAGATCCTAGAGACGTCTTTAAACGCGCTAAAAAAGCCTTTGGCAAGATAAAAAATAGTGCTGCTATACCTGAGTTCAAATTTGTTGAACCAGAACAAGATGGTGCTAAACGCGTAACAGTTCATAAAGATAGTGAAGTTGAAATGCTCGCTATTACTTTTCATATTCCTGACTTTAAGCACAAAGACCAAGTAACATTGAGTGTAATCTCAGAAATCCTCTACTCTGGAAAAAGCTCGCGTTTATATAAAGAACTTGTAAATAAAAAACATCTTGTAAATAGTGTTTATGCTTACAATATGGAAAATATAGATCCAGCTCTTTTTATATTTATGGCGACGTGTAACCCTGGCGTTAAAGCTGAAGAGGTTGAAAAAGAGCTGATTAAGCAAATAGAACTTATGAAAAACACAGAGGTTACAAAAGCTGAACTTGAAAAAGTGAAAATCAATACAAAATCAGACTTTATCTACTCTTTAGAGAGTTCAACTTCAGTTGCAAATCTTTATGGAAGTTATCTAGTGCGTGGTGATATAACGCCACTTATGACTTATGAAGATGATATTC
- a CDS encoding response regulator has product MLDSNLFSSNETIRDYKILIVEDSEFINNSIKKTLDRFEYNCDQAHTLHEASAFLNESTYDYVLLDLNLPDGSGYELVNKITSLTDAKIIILTSETDIEQRESLFRDGILDYIVKDKYFNDAVSEIHTTIQKLEKNKQSTILIIDDSEFLQDHINSVLRIRNYNTISALTSKDGLDKISSTQTSIIILDMELPDIHGLDLLRRIKKNKKLSHIPIMILSGYQTPELVRDSFKAGSFDFIKKPFHIEELVLKVDLAIEADRKNRNILMQRNMLNHYNNALEKSCIITRTNTKGVITYVNENFTRLSGYTKAELIGQKHSIYRHKDMPDTLFKDLWQTVQSKKTWYGIIKNISKDGNTYALDSVINPILDYSGNIIEYMSIMVDITNIENEKNSLATDLSISNQNFSQAMKNAKEYERAIDESNILSRTDINGNITYVNRAFCEISGYTESELIGNTHRVVKDPSTPIKKYKELWSTITSGKIWNSQLRNRSKNGDIYYLDTTIVPIFDDNENILEYLAIRHDVTKIVEFHQEIEETQKEVIYKMGEIGESRSEETGYHVKRVALYSKLLASLVGLSEEECEILYSASPMHDIGKVGIPDSILKKPGKLEIDEWKIMMTHADIGYGILKDSRRPILKAAAIVAKEHHEQWDGTGYPDALSEDKIHIYGRITAIADVFDALGSDRYYKKAWPLDDILEYFKKERGKHFDPQLVDLFFENLDKFLEIRTEYTES; this is encoded by the coding sequence ATGTTAGATTCTAATCTATTCAGTTCTAATGAAACTATTCGAGATTATAAAATATTAATAGTTGAAGATAGTGAATTTATAAATAACTCCATAAAAAAGACTTTAGATAGATTTGAATATAACTGCGATCAAGCACATACACTTCATGAAGCATCAGCTTTTTTAAATGAATCGACTTATGATTATGTTCTCCTAGATTTAAACCTCCCTGATGGTTCAGGATATGAACTTGTAAACAAAATAACTTCTCTTACAGATGCTAAAATCATCATACTTACATCAGAAACTGACATAGAGCAACGAGAGTCTCTTTTTAGAGATGGAATACTTGATTACATAGTAAAAGATAAGTACTTTAATGATGCAGTATCTGAGATACACACAACTATCCAAAAGCTAGAAAAAAATAAACAATCGACTATTTTGATTATAGATGACTCTGAGTTTTTACAAGACCATATAAACAGTGTCCTCCGCATTAGAAACTATAATACTATCTCAGCTCTCACTTCTAAAGATGGGTTAGATAAAATCTCTTCAACACAGACAAGTATAATAATCCTAGATATGGAACTACCAGATATACATGGACTAGACCTACTTAGACGAATCAAAAAAAATAAAAAGCTCTCTCATATTCCTATAATGATTCTCTCAGGATATCAAACGCCAGAATTAGTTAGAGATAGTTTTAAAGCAGGATCTTTTGATTTCATAAAAAAACCTTTTCATATTGAAGAGTTAGTCTTAAAAGTAGACCTCGCTATCGAAGCAGATAGAAAAAATAGAAACATACTTATGCAAAGAAATATGTTAAACCACTATAACAATGCACTTGAGAAAAGTTGTATCATAACTCGGACTAACACAAAAGGTGTTATTACTTATGTAAATGAAAACTTTACCCGCTTATCTGGCTATACAAAGGCTGAACTTATCGGGCAAAAACACTCAATCTATAGACATAAAGATATGCCTGACACTCTCTTTAAAGATCTATGGCAAACTGTACAAAGCAAAAAAACATGGTACGGAATCATAAAAAACATAAGTAAAGATGGCAATACCTATGCCCTAGATAGTGTTATAAACCCTATACTAGACTATAGTGGCAATATAATCGAGTATATGTCTATAATGGTTGATATCACTAATATAGAAAATGAAAAAAATTCACTTGCAACTGATTTAAGTATCTCAAATCAAAATTTTTCACAAGCAATGAAAAACGCTAAAGAGTACGAAAGAGCGATAGATGAAAGTAACATACTCTCACGTACTGATATAAATGGAAATATTACTTACGTAAATAGAGCATTTTGTGAAATCTCTGGCTATACTGAGTCTGAACTCATAGGAAATACCCATAGAGTTGTCAAAGACCCATCTACTCCTATTAAAAAGTACAAAGAGTTATGGAGTACCATCACATCAGGTAAAATTTGGAATAGTCAGTTACGTAATAGATCCAAAAATGGAGACATTTACTATTTAGACACTACAATTGTTCCAATATTTGATGATAATGAAAATATTCTTGAGTACTTAGCCATTAGGCATGATGTAACAAAAATTGTCGAGTTTCACCAAGAGATAGAAGAGACCCAAAAAGAGGTTATCTATAAAATGGGAGAGATAGGAGAGAGTAGATCAGAAGAGACCGGCTACCACGTAAAACGTGTAGCACTCTACTCTAAACTTCTTGCTAGTCTAGTTGGACTGAGTGAAGAGGAGTGTGAGATTCTCTATTCAGCCTCACCTATGCATGATATTGGAAAAGTAGGTATACCAGACTCTATTTTGAAAAAACCAGGGAAACTTGAGATAGATGAATGGAAAATAATGATGACCCATGCGGATATAGGTTATGGTATTTTAAAAGATTCTAGACGCCCTATTCTTAAGGCAGCCGCTATAGTTGCAAAAGAGCATCATGAACAGTGGGATGGAACAGGTTATCCTGATGCCTTGTCTGAGGATAAAATTCATATATATGGTCGCATTACAGCTATAGCAGATGTTTTTGACGCACTTGGAAGTGATAGATATTACAAAAAGGCATGGCCATTAGATGATATACTTGAGTACTTCAAAAAAGAGAGGGGTAAACATTTTGACCCACAACTTGTAGATCTTTTCTTTGAAAATTTAGATAAATTTCTTGAAATTAGAACTGAGTATACAGAGTCTTAG
- the cysS gene encoding cysteine--tRNA ligase, protein MKIYDSVQKTKLAFNPLQEGKVSLYVCGPTVYDDAHLGHAKSALVFDLLTRVLRANDYDVTYARNITDIDDKIIKKAIEQNKSIEEITDFYTASFHKEMEAIGVNKPDIEPKATQNIEAMIEMIQKLIDNNHAYVTSEGDVYFDTASDSEYLTLSKRIQDEEDKQERVESSGLKRNSADFAMWKSVKDDTITYPSPFGPGRPGWHLECSAMIEKHLAQEGTSAAVDIHGGGADLLFPHHENEAAQTRCSSNHKLANYWMHNGFVNIDGEKMSKSLGNSFFLKDALKEYDGEVLRFYLLSTHYRSNFNFNSEDLSTAKKRLDKIYRLKKRLFGLADNTESSKFQVEILAALSDDMNVSTALALIEEMISNANETLDTPGKHKLLKKETISNLKYIETILGFGVKNPFEYFQFGMDEDTKEKLTSLIAKRDEAKKEKNFELSDTLRDEILSFGVNLMDTPQGSFWEKV, encoded by the coding sequence ATGAAAATATATGATTCAGTACAAAAAACAAAGTTAGCGTTTAATCCACTACAAGAGGGAAAAGTATCTCTATATGTTTGTGGCCCAACAGTATACGATGATGCTCACCTAGGACATGCAAAATCTGCACTGGTTTTTGACCTTTTAACGCGAGTTCTTCGCGCTAATGACTATGACGTTACCTATGCAAGAAATATCACGGACATTGACGATAAAATCATCAAAAAAGCGATAGAGCAAAACAAAAGCATAGAAGAAATTACAGATTTTTATACAGCATCATTTCATAAAGAGATGGAAGCTATTGGTGTGAATAAACCAGACATAGAGCCTAAAGCGACACAAAATATAGAAGCAATGATAGAGATGATACAAAAGCTTATAGATAACAACCATGCTTATGTAACTTCTGAGGGCGATGTCTATTTTGATACTGCAAGTGATAGTGAGTATTTAACTCTTTCAAAACGCATTCAAGATGAAGAGGATAAGCAAGAGAGAGTTGAAAGCTCCGGACTCAAACGCAATAGCGCCGACTTTGCGATGTGGAAATCTGTAAAAGATGATACTATAACCTACCCTTCTCCTTTTGGTCCTGGCCGTCCTGGATGGCATTTGGAGTGCTCGGCTATGATAGAAAAACATCTTGCTCAAGAAGGTACAAGTGCGGCAGTAGATATTCATGGTGGTGGAGCGGATCTACTTTTTCCTCACCATGAAAATGAAGCAGCTCAAACAAGATGTAGTTCAAACCACAAACTTGCAAACTACTGGATGCATAATGGTTTTGTAAATATAGATGGAGAGAAGATGTCAAAGTCTTTAGGAAATAGTTTTTTTCTTAAAGACGCTCTAAAAGAGTACGACGGAGAGGTTCTGCGTTTTTATCTTCTTAGTACTCACTACAGAAGTAACTTTAACTTTAACTCAGAAGATCTGAGCACAGCAAAAAAACGTCTAGATAAGATCTATCGACTTAAAAAGCGTCTCTTTGGTCTTGCCGACAACACGGAGAGCAGTAAGTTTCAAGTGGAGATTTTAGCTGCTTTAAGTGATGACATGAATGTCTCTACTGCTTTAGCGCTCATTGAAGAGATGATATCTAATGCCAATGAAACCCTTGACACTCCGGGAAAACATAAACTGCTAAAAAAAGAGACTATTTCAAATCTAAAATATATAGAGACTATTTTAGGATTTGGTGTTAAAAATCCATTTGAGTATTTTCAATTTGGTATGGATGAAGATACAAAAGAGAAATTAACTTCACTTATTGCCAAACGCGACGAAGCAAAAAAAGAGAAAAACTTTGAGCTCTCAGACACTCTACGTGATGAGATACTCTCATTTGGCGTTAACTTAATGGATACACCACAAGGTAGCTTCTGGGAAAAGGTCTAA
- a CDS encoding quinone-dependent dihydroorotate dehydrogenase: protein MINYQSIKPLLFKLEPENAHHLAASVLRLPNICQIPFNSFLESHFINDEILNQELFGRTFLNPVGLGAGFDKNATMIRGIQTLGFGFTEIGTVTPKPQDGNPKPRMFRHIEEETLQNAMGFNNEGALKVIKRLKKRFPFSTPIGVNIGKNKVTAEKDAINDYTHLIKAFDGLGDYFVINISSPNTPGLRDLQNEEFIGELFKQAKVLTKMPILLKIAPDMEIEDAVTLTKMAVEKGADGIIATNTTIDYSLVKEPKEIGGLSGAVLKKQSFKIFEAIAKELYGKTTLISVGGIDSAEEAYKRIKAGASLVQIYSGLVFHGPDMIMNINKGLVELLKADGYTNITEAIGIDRK from the coding sequence ATGATAAACTATCAATCTATAAAACCACTCCTTTTTAAACTAGAACCAGAAAATGCCCACCACTTAGCTGCATCTGTGCTAAGACTTCCAAATATATGCCAGATTCCATTTAATTCTTTTTTAGAGTCTCACTTTATAAATGATGAGATTTTAAACCAAGAGCTTTTTGGTCGTACTTTTTTAAATCCAGTAGGACTTGGTGCAGGATTTGATAAAAATGCTACGATGATTAGAGGGATTCAAACTCTTGGATTTGGTTTTACTGAAATAGGCACCGTAACGCCAAAGCCACAAGATGGAAACCCAAAACCTAGAATGTTTCGCCATATAGAAGAAGAGACTCTTCAAAATGCTATGGGCTTTAACAATGAAGGTGCCCTAAAAGTCATCAAAAGACTCAAAAAGAGATTTCCATTTTCAACGCCAATAGGTGTAAATATAGGAAAAAACAAAGTAACAGCTGAGAAAGATGCCATAAACGACTATACACATCTTATAAAAGCGTTTGATGGTCTTGGTGACTACTTTGTTATCAACATATCTTCTCCAAACACTCCAGGTCTTCGCGACTTGCAAAATGAAGAGTTTATTGGTGAACTTTTCAAACAAGCCAAAGTGCTTACAAAAATGCCAATTCTTTTAAAAATCGCTCCTGACATGGAGATAGAAGACGCTGTTACACTTACAAAAATGGCGGTAGAAAAAGGCGCTGATGGTATCATCGCAACAAACACCACTATAGACTACTCACTTGTAAAAGAGCCTAAAGAGATAGGTGGACTCAGCGGCGCAGTCTTAAAGAAGCAAAGTTTTAAAATCTTTGAAGCTATAGCAAAAGAGCTTTATGGTAAAACTACACTAATTTCTGTTGGCGGTATAGATTCTGCAGAAGAAGCGTACAAGCGAATAAAAGCGGGAGCTTCACTTGTTCAGATATATAGCGGTCTTGTTTTTCATGGTCCTGATATGATTATGAACATAAACAAAGGTTTAGTTGAACTACTAAAAGCGGACGGATACACAAATATCACTGAGGCAATCGGAATCGATAGAAAATAA